From the Brassica napus cultivar Da-Ae chromosome A8, Da-Ae, whole genome shotgun sequence genome, one window contains:
- the LOC106418882 gene encoding putative cytochrome c oxidase subunit 6b-like isoform X2 produces the protein MSSAQMDPHDKMRSRDLSKVARGQQAPRPTHAPGTVSPPPQNEATFQAKRGEDGGEETDSARDELFPVTKETRHCFNRYMQYHRCLEGKGRDANDCNSLRDYVRTMCPETLVSNYLWLRNGRNRERLGHCHRQFED, from the exons ATGTCGTCCGCGCAAATGGACCCACACGACAAAATGAGATCACGCGACCTAAGTAAAGTCGCAAGAGGCCAGCAGGCGCCGAGACCAACGCACGCTCCCGGCACGGTGTCGCCTCCACCCCAGAACGAGGCCACGTTTCAAGCTAAGAGAGGAGAAGATGGTGGAGAAGAGACTGATTCGGCGAGGGATGAACTGTTTCCGGTGACTAAAGAAACGCGACATTGCTTCAATCGGTATATGCAATACCATag GTGTCTTGAGGGTAAAGGAAGAGATGCGAATGATTGTAACAGTTTGAGAGATTACGTACGTACGATGTGCCCTGAAACACTGGTGAGCAATTATCTTT GGTTGAGAAATGGGAGGAACAGAGAAAGGCTGGGACACTGCCATCGTCAATTTGAAGATTAG
- the LOC106418882 gene encoding putative cytochrome c oxidase subunit 6b-like isoform X1: protein MSSAQMDPHDKMRSRDLSKVARGQQAPRPTHAPGTVSPPPQNEATFQAKRGEDGGEETDSARDELFPVTKETRHCFNRYMQYHRCLEGKGRDANDCNSLRDYVRTMCPETLVEKWEEQRKAGTLPSSI, encoded by the exons ATGTCGTCCGCGCAAATGGACCCACACGACAAAATGAGATCACGCGACCTAAGTAAAGTCGCAAGAGGCCAGCAGGCGCCGAGACCAACGCACGCTCCCGGCACGGTGTCGCCTCCACCCCAGAACGAGGCCACGTTTCAAGCTAAGAGAGGAGAAGATGGTGGAGAAGAGACTGATTCGGCGAGGGATGAACTGTTTCCGGTGACTAAAGAAACGCGACATTGCTTCAATCGGTATATGCAATACCATag GTGTCTTGAGGGTAAAGGAAGAGATGCGAATGATTGTAACAGTTTGAGAGATTACGTACGTACGATGTGCCCTGAAACACTG GTTGAGAAATGGGAGGAACAGAGAAAGGCTGGGACACTGCCATCGTCAATTTGA